The following proteins are co-located in the Manihot esculenta cultivar AM560-2 chromosome 9, M.esculenta_v8, whole genome shotgun sequence genome:
- the LOC110623709 gene encoding protein TOPLESS-RELATED PROTEIN 2 isoform X4, protein MSSLSRELVFLILQFLEEEKFKDTVHKLEQESGFFFNMKHFEDQVQAGEWDEVERYLCGFTKVEDNRYSMKIFFEIRKQKYLEALDRQDRAKAVEILVKDLKVFASFNEELFKEITQLLTLDNFRQNEQLSKYGDTKSARNIMLVELKKLIEANPLFRDKLTFPSFKSSRLRTLINQSLNWQHQLCKNPRPNPDIKTLFTDHSCSPTTANGARPPPPTNSPIVGPIPKAGAFPPIGAHGPFQPVVSPSPGAIAGWMSSNNPSLPHPSVAAGPPGLVQPPSAAAFLKHPRTPSGMTGIDYQSADSEHLMKRMRTGQSDEVSFSGVAHTPNVYSQDDLPKTVVRSLNQGSNVMSMDFHPQQQTILLVGTNVGDISLWEVGSRERLAHKPFKVWDLSVASMPLQTALLNDAAISVNRCVWGPDGLMLGVAFSKHIVQIYTYNPTGELRQHLEIDAHVGGVNDIAFAHPNKQLCIVTCGDDKMIKVWDAVAGRRQYTFEGHEAPVYSVCPHQKENIQFIFSTAIDGKIKAWLYDSLGSRVDYDAPGLWCTMMAYSADGTRLFSCGTSKEGESHLVEWNESEGTIKRTYSGFRKRSSGVVQFDTTRSRFLAAGDEFQIKFWDMDNINMLTAADADGGLPASPRLRFNKEGSLLAVTTSDNGIKILANNDGLRLIRMLESRAIDKNRSPSEPMNSKPLIVNALGPVANVSSGIAPVLERSDRIPPAVTISSLGTMENSRLVDVKPRISDELDKIKSWKIPDIVDPSQLKALRLPDSIANGKVGGLRKKVVRLIYTNSGLALLALASNAVHKLWKWQRSERNQSGKATAYVAPQLWQPPSGTLMTNDVSDNKPAEESAACIALSKNDSYVMSASGGKVSLFNMMTFKVMTTFMSPPPAATFLAFHPQDNNIIAIGMEDSSVQIYNVRVDEVKTKLKGHQSRITGLAFSQSLNVLVSSGADAQVY, encoded by the exons ATGTCTTCGCTGAGTAGGGAACTGGTGTTTTTAATCTTACAATTCTTGGAGGAAGAGAAGTTCAAGGACACAGTTCATAA GTTAGAGCAAGAGTCTGGTTTTTTCTTCAATATGAAACACTTTGAGGATCAAGTTCAGGCTGGCGAATGGGATGAGGTTGAGCGTTATTTATGTGGGTTCACAAAGGTGGAAGACAATCGCTACTCCATGAAGATTTTCTTTGAAATTAGGAAGCAGAAATATTTAGAAGCTCTTGACAG ACAGGATCGAGCAAAAGCTGTTGAGATTCTTGTCAAGGACCTCAAGGTTTTTGCATCCTTCAATGAAGAGCTCTTTAAGGAGATAACTCAGTTACTCACTCTTGATAATTTTAG GCAAAATGAGCAACTTTCCAAATATGGAGACACAAAATCAGCTCGAAACATCATGCTTGTGGAACTTAAAAAGCTTATTGAAGCAAACCCGCTATTTCGTGACAAGCTTACATTCCCATCCTTCAAAAGCTCGCGATTAAGGACTTTAATAAACCAGAG TCTAAATTGGCAGCATCAGCTTTGCAAGAATCCTCGTCCAAATCCTGATATTAAAACACTATTCACGGATCATTCTTGCAGTCCAACGACTGCTAATGGGGCTCGCCCTCCTCCTCCCACAAACAGTCCCATTGTGGGACCTATTCCCAAGGCTGGTGCATTTCCTCCAATTGGTGCCCATGGT CCATTTCAGCCAGTTGTTTCCCCATCTCCTGGTGCTATTGCTGGGTGGATGTCAAGTAATAATCCTTCCCTGCCTCACCCTTCCGTGGCAGCAGGGCCTCCTGGTCTGGTGCAGCCTCCTAGTGCAG CTGCCTTCTTGAAACACCCAAGAACACCCTCAGGTATGACGGGGATCGATTATCAATCGGCTGATTCAGAGCACCTGATGAAGCGTATGCGCACCGGCCAATCTGATGAG GTGTCGTTTTCTGGTGTAGCACATACTCCCAATGTCTATTCACAGGATGACTTGCCAAAAACTGTTGTACGATCTCTTAATCAAGGATCTAATGTTATGAGCATGGACTTCCACCCACAGCAGCAAACCATTTTGTTAG TTGGGACAAATGTTGGCGACATTAGCCTTTGGGAAGTTGGGTCCCGGGAAAGGTTGGCACATAAACCCTTCAAAGTGTGGGATCTCTCAGTTGCTTCGATGCCACTGCAG ACAGCATTGTTGAATGATGCTGCAATATCAGTGAATCGATGTGTCTGGGGGCCAGATGGGCTTATGCTGG GGGTTGCATTTTCAAAACATATAGTGCAGATTTACACTTACAATCCAACTGGAGAACTGAGACAGCATTTAGAG ATTGATGCCCATGTTGGTGGGGTGAATGACATAGCATTTGCTCATCCAAACAAGCAACTATGCATTGTCACATGTGGTGATGACAAGATGATCAAG GTTTGGGATGCTGTAGCTGGACGCAGACAATATACATTTGAAGGCCATGAAGCTCCTGTATATTCTGTTTGCCCTCATCAGAAAGAAAATATCCAG TTCATTTTTTCTACAGCAATTGATGGGAAGATTAAAGCTTGGCTATATGATTCTTTGGGATCTAGAGTGGACTATGATGCTCCTGGACTTTGGTGTACCATGATGGCATACAGTGCAGATGGGACTAG GCTTTTTTCATGTGGAACAAGTAAAGAAGGAGAATCTCACCTAGTTGAGTGGAATGAGAGTGAAGGAACTATCAAACGGACGTATTCTGGTTTTAGGAAGCGCTCTTCAGGTGTTGTTCAGTTTGACACAACAAGGAGCCGCTTCTTAGCTGCTGGTGATGAATTTCAGATTAAGTTTTGGGATATGGATAATATCAACATGTTGACAGCAGCTGATGCAGATGGGGGCTTGCCA GCAAGTCCTAGACTGAGATTCAACAAGGAAGGTTCTTTGTTAGCGGTCACAACTAGTGATAATGGTATAAAAATACTAGCTAATAATGATGGATTGCGCCTGATAAGAATGCTGGAGAGCAGGGCTATTGATAAAAATCGTAGCCCATCTGAACCTATGAACTCTAAG CCACTTATTGTTAATGCACTTGGGCCTGTGGCAAATGTTTCTTCTGGCATTGCTCCTGTACTAGAACGCTCTGATAGAATCCCACCTGCTGTGACCATTAGCAGTCTT GGTACAATGGAGAACAGTAGGCTTGTTGATGTTAAACCACGGATTTCAGATGAACTAGACAAAATTAAGAGCTGGAAAATTCCTGATATTGTTGATCCATCTCAATTAAAAGCTCTGCGTTTGCCTGACTCCATAGCAAATGGCAAGGTTGGTGGATTGAGGAAAAAG GTTGTGCGGCTGATTTACACCAACTCTGGCCTAGCTCTGTTGGCTCTTGCCTCCAATGCTGTTCACAAACTTTGGAAATGGCAGCGCAGTGAAAGAAATCAATCTGGAAAG GCTACTGCATATGTTGCACCACAGTTGTGGCAGCCTCCTAGTGGAACTCTTATGACTAATGACGTAAGTGATAATAAACCAGCTGAGGAATCTGCTGCTTGCATTGCCTTGTCCAAGAATGATTCCTATGTCATGTCTGCATCTGGTGGGAAGGTATCTTTGTTCAACATGATGACATTCAAG GTCATGACAACATTTATGTCCCCACCTCCTGCTGCTACATTTTTGGCGTTCCATCCTCAGGACAATAACATCATTGCCATTGGCATGGAAGATTCTTCAGTGCAAATTTATAACGTCAGAGTTGATGAG GTTAAAACAAAGCTCAAGGGTCATCAAAGTCGAATAACAGGACTTGCATTTTCCCAAAGTTTAAATGTACTGGTGTCTTCTGGGGCTGATGCACAG